The stretch of DNA tttcttaaaaataaattgcaaaagCAATAGTTGTGATTGAATTCGATCAGTTTGCATATGATCATTTTACTTGCTTACCTTAATTTTGATCCAGATAAGAAGACAAGTACCCcgataaacaatttaaaccaaaataatcataataaaatatataaaataaatttattcaaagagAGCAAGATCTGAtcgatgacaaaaaaaaaaattactaaaaaactGTGCGATAgcgtgagaaaaaaaaataaaaaaaaaaaagaataaatgagaaagaaaaatctacgagaaaataaaatcaattccGTCAATTgagatcaataaaaaaattaacaatgattTGATTGTCATGCAAAACTACGAGGTAACGTACCTCAATTATAACCGGCAGCAACAGATGATTGTCAGTGACACGTGTGACAACAGTTTCGGTGAGTGTACTCTTAGTGATGACTTCGGTAACTTTACCAAGTGTTGTAGGAGCCGGTGGAAAATTAACATCACTATGTAAATTATCAGGCTGCTTGATTGTAACAGTGACGACTGGGCCCTGTTGGGATACAAGGTCTGATGGGGATGTGGAATTTGATGTACGTAGGAAATGTGCAGGAATCATGGCCTGAAATTCCTCGTTGGTGATTGGCTTCGGTACCTGTATATCTTCTTGTGATGATGTTGGTCTTGTTTCATTTGTATCCTGTCCATGATTATTGTTGTCCTGTtgaattgttgattttgtcattgtattattatcatttgttgatgttggtgttgttgtagTACGTGGTGGAGCTGGTGGTGGTGCAGTCATCCTTGGTGCTGGTTGTGgtgctttattatttatattttcacttgTTCCATTCATTTTAGCAACACCATTTATTGTTGGTgttgtatcaatttttaatgaatttaatggtGGTGGAGTTTTTGATGTTGgacttgttaatattttatcagcaTCTATTGAACGACGATAACCACTTGTATAGCCAGGACGATTTGCCATATAACTATTGGCTGAATATAAACCAGTGTATGGACGTGGACCAGTACCACCAATAACGTGAGGTGATTTTTCACCAGGTGTTAATTGTAATGTTGTATTTGCTTGTGATAATGGAATTTCACGTTCAACAACAAGACGTACAAATCTTTCAAGACCTGTTAACATTTGAACGGCTTGTTCATGCTTGGCATTATTAACTTCAACtccatttattgaaataactttATCTCCAACCATTAATTTTCCATCTTTTTGTGCAACTCCACCATCAGTTATTCGTGAAATAAATATGGCCtgtaaattgacaattttttttattaataaattatactttatttattagaaataattgaagaatttttcgttttaaattatcttgacTTACTTCAGTATTTTCTTTTAGAGGAGGTGAACCTTTACCACCAGCAATGATAAATCCAAGTCCATTTTGATCTCTAATAAGTGTTGTATGTACAAGAACAGGAACAAGTAGCTCTGATGATGTTCTTAGTGTTGGCAGTGGTtctggtattttttttgtcttgaaaaaaaaaataaatatacatataggtatttatatttatttatttatttttgttaaatcaatagataaaaaaaaaaaatacctttgATAGATCACGAGGTAGGCTGTCACCATTTTCATGATTATGGGAAAATGTATTTGATGAAACATACGATGTTGCACTTGGCGCACGACTTGTGCTCAGGCTCGAACAAATTGAGTCTTTTCTCGTTGAAagcttaaaataattatacaagggaaggaaaaaaaaaatcattaatgcatctattatgattataattatttttctttgttaaaaatatatatataaagatacaaggaaaaaaaaaaatacatatatcaaAGCAGTAGACGTTGAATATTGGatgacaagaaaaataataatttaaaatattatttacctgTTCTGATGGTGGTACAGTTCGTGTGACCTCACGATTAATAACAAGAATGAGTTCACGACCACAAGCTTTTAAAACTTCAACTGCATCATAATGGTCAGCATCGATAACTGATATTCCATTAACTGTTATAACTTTATCACCAACCCGCAAACCCGCTAAATCCGCTGGACCacctttattattaattacaaaaataaataataatgaattttatattttatcggtttaataattaatctatataaattaaatgatttatttttaaataccttcAGTAACCCTGGATATGAAAATGCCTTCGTCATCACCTTTGAAAGGAGTTGAACCAATTCCACCGGCAATTGACAAGCCTAGACCTCCCGTTGTTCTTTCAATATGAATTTCATATTGATCTTCTCGTACTTCTAAGGACGGCTCAACATCTGATGTAGCCCCTGAACaaacaacattataaaattatataactatttattaataataataatcaccaATTACTTGAACGTcacagtaaataattattatttttttatttcacaatcTACCTCTTTTACGACTACGATTTCTCACAAATATacgaaatttttttggcaTCTCAATGTCAAATATCAAAAgcgtttaattgtttaataaataaaaatgatattaaagaCACTGTCAACGTTGTAATGCGTACTTCTCGAGTaaaactaaatgaaaaaaaaaataactagaCAAAGATAATGCATTGATGATAAGAAGTGACTAATGTTATCATATCTTATCATCAAGCGTGCTGAAtcgaatattttatttaggaAAAACTTGATTTTCGTTTaccaacatttaaaaaaaaataaaacaaatatcaaatttaaaaaaaaacaataaattaaagagAAGTaggaagttttttatttattttttttttttgttaccttGATTGTCATATGTGTCAACGGATTCACTTGGAAGACTAGTCacttcttcattttttttcttaagtgcctgttgaaaaaaaaaataaataattattattcaaataaaattaatttaatttttttaataaataaaaaaaaaaaatacttgatactTTGCAGTTATAATAGTTAAccacaatatttataatattttttatattttttaaacaaacatCCGACAAGTCAAAAAGCTTCACGACATTTCACCATAtacattgaatataaattaaatcataagAATTCCCAAGCTGTCAAAAGACGACTATTATTTATcgattaataaacaataaataaataactataaaCATCAAAtcgataatataattttaatcgaaattaacaataaaaaaatactatatatataaacaagcaATTTTGTGCCACCAACtgatagaattattatttccacatatttattaaaaataattttaaaataaaatcaacaacgagagaataataaataaaagtaaagattaaaaaaaagaaaaaaaaagtttaattaaataaaagcaTCGGACTGAAACAGACTGAAACATGGACAAACtacactgaaaaaataaaaaatgaatacaaataaatcaatgaccagttgattgatttataagtaaaaaaaaataagataaaaataaaaaatctactcATTCACAAACTTGatattcattcaaaaatcAGCATCTACCAAAAAGCATTAATAGTGaaacaatatcaaaaaaaattatatacaaaaaaggTGCCAATAAATTAtcgtgatttaaaaataaaaaaatcacgagtgtatataaattgcagtgcatgaatttttttattttcctaaaaaaacaaattattgtcttttaatttatctcgttataattattgttttaaaaatattgttttgagaaaaaaataaaatataatagctgagggaataaaaattgaaaatataatatttgtcaaaCAGTTGTTAAATGCTGACCTGTTTGATGATTGAGGCAACTTTATCCGGGTCAATTGCGGCATGTATTCGTTTGTTTTTAAGATGATGTGGGGTATCACGTCGATGGAGTTTATTTGGTTTATCCAATTCACCCCCACCCTCGatatcaccaccaccaccaccaccatcttcagttattttaaattcaacatgtCTCTGCATTTCATCACCCTCAGAATCATCTTCATCCCTACCCCTTGATTCTGACACCGAACCCTCGACCTCAGCATCCTGCAACAGGAGCCCCTTCCTCACCACCTGTCGCACGATATTTTAACCTCAACCCTTTCACCCACATTTTGTCCGACCCACTTACCcaaattatcttttatttttctattttaattctatctatctttctctctttcttttttttttactttttactttttacttcATTATCGAGCACAAAATTGTCACACAAAATTACTAAACGAGCAAAAAAGCattcatttttgaatttacattttaataaatttagttttttttttttttttttaatttgagctTTTGAAATGTTGAGCTTTTGACAATGTGATAAAAtggaatttttgttttgtggatatattaaagaaaaaaaaaaattataatcaaatttaaaaacaagttATCGACTTACTGTCATTGATGATGGTTCTGGAATTTCTTGTGACATTACTGTGTTTCGATCAAGCGAGTTGTCATTCGATGTTTCCGTCTGACCAACTTTGGCTTCATCCTGTTTTGTATCACGATACATTATTTCTTGCTCCAACTCATTTTCAGcttcattgatattttcagGATTTAAAAATTCAGCTTTATCAAGACCAAATGTTTGTGAAACATCctttaaattagataaaaaaaaaaattaaaaatccatttgttttctcaaatatttataataatttacctgtTCATCTGTTGATCCTGATCTACTGTCATTTTTTCCTTTACCAAATAACTTATGTGCCTTTGCTTTGAGTTCTTTAGGATGTGGTGTATTTTGTCTTACAAATTGtgtctataaaaaaaacaaaaaaaatatccaacatattaaatattattttcataaatcagcatcaatatttatcaagttaatttacaaagtatattaataattttctaccTATACTTACATGCAGTTTCAAcagagataaaataataataggaaCAAATACCAGGTTAAACAacgtgtagaaaaaaaaataaacaagaattaaaattattgcaaaaataaagtatacatatatttgcgataattaaagaaaaaaaaagaagaaaaaaaaaaaagagaatagtaaaaaaaaaagaaaaaaaaagtattaattaaaatcatgcatacaataaaacaaaaaaaaaagaaaaagaaaaagaagaaaaaaaaaaaaccattgtgTTGAATGGGTATtgttatgtaaaatattataaatcacTTGgagtaagaaaaaataaaatgaaaaaaaaataattaaaaataaattaattcataagaTTTAGTTTTCATGCAAAATAATCGAcgtattaaattcataaaagaTGAGTCTGAAGTAACAGAATGACTTTGTATGAGCAACTTGTTCACCTCCTTGTCAGCATCTGGACCATCATCACTAAATTTGACAGAGTGTGTTCTTGATGCTTCTTTTTCTTGCcaattttcatcatcactaCTACCAATTTCTCgcatttcattattttgaccATTGCTTCTACCACCAACAGCAACACCAACTTTTCCtgattctaaaaataaatgaaaataaattatttatagaaatttaatatgaGTAATTTGATAGTACAAAGTATTACCATGTGGTCCAGTTGCATGATACTCTAATTGTGGTAGAAGAAAACACGTGAGAACTTCTTGACCAGAATCTTCATCCAAATCTGTTTGAAAAGTCAACATTGGCTGTGCTTGATTTTCACTAAGCCATActgcttttaaatttaaatttatcaatgtataTGGCAAATACTGAagcctaaaaataaaaacattatataaatacaaatgagattatctaattttaaaattataaaattattatttacctatTTCCTGATACATCAAGAACATGGAGAGCACTACACTGTCCAACTTCCTGTGGTAAATACTGTAATTTATTGTCTCTCAATGATAAAACACCTAGATTATTTAGATTTCctgtttaaacaaataaataaataatatattacacagtatttttaaagattaaacGCGATTAAATTGAAACGATAATTACCTATTTCAGTTGGTAGTGCATGTAAACTATTTCGATcgacatttaaattatttaaatttaaaagattacCAATTGTTACTGGTAATTCaagaagaaaattttcagttaatattaattcttgtaaattttcacattttccaatatttatatttaattcagaTAATCTATTTTGATcaactttaataattgttaatttttttaattcacccAAACCATCtggtaatttttcaatattattttgtgataaatGTAAATCAGTCAATGATTTAAGACCACCAATTTCTTCTGGTAAATCTTCAAGATGATTTTCTGATACATCTAAACATGCTAATGTTGATAATTGACCAATTTCTGGTGGCAAATGTTGTAACTGATTATGATCCAGCCATAATTCTTGTAATGCTGGTAATTTTCCTATATGAGGAGGCtagcaaaataattttaaataattatttaaattataaattatatactaacaattattgtaaaaaaaaaaataattataaataccaATTCATCAATGTCATTATCACCAAGATCAAGTCGTTCAAGTTTTGTCAATTGGGATAATGATTCTGGTAATGATTTAAGAAGATTTTCTCTTAATTCCAATGATTGTAATGACAACAAGctacaagtaaataattaaaataaaaataaaaaaaacattctaaatcattatgaaataattgaataaataaaataattaaaaaatcataaattaccATCCAAAGTCTGGTGGTAAATTAGTAAGTGACATGTCATTGAGGCCAAGAATCGTCAAGTTTTTAAGTTTCACAAAACCTGCTGGAAGTCtgccagaaaaaaaaaaaaataattaaagataaacaattgtatataGATGTAGACATATATATTGattgtgttaaataaaaatatcaataaataaatacctggGAATTGGATTGCTGCTAAAGTCTGCCACCTGCAGGGCAAGCATATTTTTGATGCTTTCAGGAATGTCTGGTATgtctgaaataaataataacaccaAGGtcgttttaataatgattgttgatgatgtaATCATGTGTGTAACATGTGTTGATATTAAAGTAAATACACCTCAATGAGCCAGTCTACCTTCAATACTACAATTattgtgtaataaaaatagaaaatttaattttttatttattggcaAGTGTTTGCTAAAcgtaattatttaactttaataCAATTACTACCAagtttacatatttttttatcaaaattaaaagaaaaaaataattcaactgtttttttattataaaataaataaattgttattattattattttttaaattaaaaaaaaaaaacaataaaattttaaatatcaagtgtatttttataaattctattgatgaaaaatgtcAACAATAGTAAAATGTCAGAAAcaacaagaagaaaaataaaagtataatttgttattttctttttttttatgtaaaaaaaaaagtaatgataGTTGTTGGATCAACAACTTGAAATCGAATGTTGTCTAACCATATTCAGCATCAAGACGATTGTCCTTGATCTCaccataaaaatatcaacatttttattttgtttataattttatcaaaaaataatcaactgacaaattaaattttacaacttTTAATTGTACAAACAAGCTAAaatgtttatcaattaaaactttattatttaatttaatattttaattaagtaaattttatttaataaacgtGTTGATGATCATTCtaccaatagaaaaaaaaataaataatcaaagtaaaaaaaaaaaagcttaaaaaataataaatcatcatttagaaaattaaattaaatttctagaCAATAACAAATCATTATACAATCCCTATTTgtctatataaaatttcacttgtgtttgcttgttttttttttttctacaagaaCAATGGTTGATAAATCTTTCTCTTTTGTATACTCGAGATGATTCTTCAATATTCAACAagagaaaactaaaaaaataaattaaaaacgatTGCTTGATCTCATTATACTCTTCATCAAATAAACTATCATCTTGGTTTTGAATCCTGCCAAGTTCATCATAGGTCAAATATGTTTTTCAAACAATCATCTACATTTATCTCTCTCACACAATTAAagcacaaaaaatttatttatccttttatgacaaattatcaaaaagaatgaaaattataaaatcatcattgTTCTAAATGTACCGAGTATATCTATATACACCACACAATGTCCAACAACTCAAGAATGTAATGACGATGACGTGATTACAACCAAGCGTGATTCCGTGCAGGAAGAattgtgttttatatataataataataataataataataataattccttTATTCACCCAACTGGTTTAGTAACCAAATTATAGGgtccaaaaatatcaaaatacatgaataattaattacagtaGTATCAAGTAGCACCAagttaattacaattttaatttaacttgttgtgaaaatataatgaacATAACATTGACAATTTGGTAGGCTTAGTTAATGATagcatatttaaattcaagttttgATGTGTGTTGAATAGTACATTAGCTGATTGCATTAGTTCAACTGATGGTTTACGTTGTGAATACAAAAAATGCAAAGGATTTGAATAGAAAGGAGTTATCATCTGCCTCATCTGCTGCCTGCCCGGTACCAAAACATTAATACTATTTAGCATCTCAGGACAATCAATAAAaccattaattaaatttaggcAGACAGCAGACAACACCAGACTCCTCCTCTCCACCATTGGTATGAATCCAACTGCTTTACACATTGCTATGTTATCATAGCCTCTTGGAAAAAATCCCAGACTATTTTTCCTTACATAATGTCTAATAAATCTACGTTGCAATGCttcaattttctttatcataaaCTTTGTACTTGGACACCAAATTAATAGTGCATATTCAGCCTTTGAGTAAATTAAAGCATTGAATAACAATTTAGCT from Aphidius gifuensis isolate YNYX2018 linkage group LG4, ASM1490517v1, whole genome shotgun sequence encodes:
- the LOC122855412 gene encoding protein lap4-like isoform X4; the protein is MFRCIPIFKGCNRQVEYVDKRHCSLQSVPEDLIRYSRSLEELLLDANHLKELPKNFFRLQKLRKLGLSDNEIHRLPPEIQNFENLVELDVSRNDIPDIPESIKNMLALQVADFSSNPIPRLPAGFVKLKNLTILGLNDMSLTNLPPDFGCLLSLQSLELRENLLKSLPESLSQLTKLERLDLGDNDIDELPPHIGKLPALQELWLDHNQLQHLPPEIGQLSTLACLDVSENHLEDLPEEIGGLKSLTDLHLSQNNIEKLPDGLGELKKLTIIKVDQNRLSELNINIGKCENLQELILTENFLLELPVTIGNLLNLNNLNVDRNSLHALPTEIGNLNNLGVLSLRDNKLQYLPQEVGQCSALHVLDVSGNRLQYLPYTLINLNLKAVWLSENQAQPMLTFQTDLDEDSGQEVLTCFLLPQLEYHATGPHESGKVGVAVGGRSNGQNNEMREIGSSDDENWQEKEASRTHSVKFSDDGPDADKETQFVRQNTPHPKELKAKAHKLFGKGKNDSRSGSTDEQDVSQTFGLDKAEFLNPENINEAENELEQEIMYRDTKQDEAKVGQTETSNDNSLDRNTVMSQEIPEPSSMTDAEVEGSVSESRGRDEDDSEGDEMQRHVEFKITEDGGGGGGDIEGGGELDKPNKLHRRDTPHHLKNKRIHAAIDPDKVASIIKQALKKKNEEVTSLPSESVDTYDNQGATSDVEPSLEVREDQYEIHIERTTGGLGLSIAGGIGSTPFKGDDEGIFISRVTEGGPADLAGLRVGDKVITVNGISVIDADHYDAVEVLKACGRELILVINREVTRTVPPSEQLSTRKDSICSSLSTSRAPSATSYVSSNTFSHNHENGDSLPRDLSKTKKIPEPLPTLRTSSELLVPVLVHTTLIRDQNGLGFIIAGGKGSPPLKENTEAIFISRITDGGVAQKDGKLMVGDKVISINGVEVNNAKHEQAVQMLTGLERFVRLVVEREIPLSQANTTLQLTPGEKSPHVIGGTGPRPYTGLYSANSYMANRPGYTSGYRRSIDADKILTSPTSKTPPPLNSLKIDTTPTINGVAKMNGTSENINNKAPQPAPRMTAPPPAPPRTTTTPTSTNDNNTMTKSTIQQDNNNHGQDTNETRPTSSQEDIQVPKPITNEEFQAMIPAHFLRTSNSTSPSDLVSQQGPVVTVTIKQPDNLHSDVNFPPAPTTLGKVTEVITKSTLTETVVTRVTDNHLLLPVIIEEVVLMKEGSLGFSIIGGTDHSSTPFGDKEPGIFISHVVPGGIAAKSGKLKMGDRILKVNGTDLTKATHEEAVLELLRLGDSIALTIQHDPLPEGYQELVITKLPGERLGMHIKGGQQGQHGNPLDHSDEGVFISKINSAGAARRDGRLKVGMRLLEVNGKSLLGASHVQAVTALRSAPETITLVVCKGYDRNEVEKVLSLSGGRDSKESKGSQHDNKDYSADGMKSMSQSISSLDRDDEDAMTMKQEHEMKAELVAWEQEERERALLEHKEKSTPEKVLDVVRAAESLVNKPNSPVDMPVPPKSPGGTKDLKTTTIVMSKHTLAPQNPPTALTLSLLRHDDPGTSVDTPSRSSSPTINNKFFAMTSDLDDKKLKSHTTKNNNKNTKERCISFAALPAPYKSTSCITTPIISSIQSRTKSMHELSTNNSNNNNNNNNNINNRNSTIETMKTTSRFRLPPTPLTNPGLTEESVVPKLFSKQQIARSVDGIYRVEPEPTPPATPVKMSVSDRKRMFENAVEEHLKPSPKTDKIFSFLSQDEVEKMKQEEEKKIATLTRDELKSWAQIDEIEGLDESEDILDDHNNRRPNSRLSTRSSSLPGVPSIVRTVKAEKRLKEKMIQEGLISDEDDEESNLSPAEQRALRAEKRALWRQARLKSLEQDALQAQMVIKKMNEMVDNSTKSDSIAVSQVDAPTLLEKNTEFATLRPSSADFPKLAVRSKLGPPKAIRESEKIVDEKVTRRTEEYLDEMTGERRVRTVEYVEKLIEREVETLRDKIISLELSNADEDIDNEKLETCASDAESESEDITAGESLINPTNEEDSNSVIFTNPVLDNVSNIGKTGTNNSKKKKRKRSKKGRN
- the LOC122855412 gene encoding protein lap4-like isoform X11, with translation MFRCIPIFKGCNRQVEYVDKRHCSLQSVPEDLIRYSRSLEELLLDANHLKELPKNFFRLQKLRKLGLSDNEIHRLPPEIQNFENLVELDVSRNDIPDIPESIKNMLALQVADFSSNPIPRLPAGFVKLKNLTILGLNDMSLTNLPPDFGCLLSLQSLELRENLLKSLPESLSQLTKLERLDLGDNDIDELPPHIGKLPALQELWLDHNQLQHLPPEIGQLSTLACLDVSENHLEDLPEEIGGLKSLTDLHLSQNNIEKLPDGLGELKKLTIIKVDQNRLSELNINIGKCENLQELILTENFLLELPVTIGNLLNLNNLNVDRNSLHALPTEIGNLNNLGVLSLRDNKLQYLPQEVGQCSALHVLDVSGNRLQYLPYTLINLNLKAVWLSENQAQPMLTFQTDLDEDSGQEVLTCFLLPQLEYHATGPHESGKVGVAVGGRSNGQNNEMREIGSSDDENWQEKEASRTHSVKFSDDGPDADKETQFVRQNTPHPKELKAKAHKLFGKGKNDSRSGSTDEQDVSQTFGLDKAEFLNPENINEAENELEQEIMYRDTKQDEAKVGQTETSNDNSLDRNTVMSQEIPEPSSMTVVRKGLLLQDAEVEGSVSESRGRDEDDSEGDEMQRHVEFKITEDGGGGGGDIEGGGELDKPNKLHRRDTPHHLKNKRIHAAIDPDKVASIIKQALKKKNEEVTSLPSESVDTYDNQGATSDVEPSLEVREDQYEIHIERTTGGLGLSIAGGIGSTPFKGDDEGIFISRVTEGGPADLAGLRVGDKVITVNGISVIDADHYDAVEVLKACGRELILVINREVTRTVPPSEQLSTRKDSICSSLSTSRAPSATSYVSSNTFSHNHENGDSLPRDLSKTKKIPEPLPTLRTSSELLVPVLVHTTLIRDQNGLGFIIAGGKGSPPLKENTEAIFISRITDGGVAQKDGKLMVGDKVISINGVEVNNAKHEQAVQMLTGLERFVRLVVEREIPLSQANTTLQLTPGEKSPHVIGGTGPRPYTGLYSANSYMANRPGYTSGYRRSIDADKILTSPTSKTPPPLNSLKIDTTPTINGVAKMNGTSENINNKAPQPAPRMTAPPPAPPRTTTTPTSTNDNNTMTKSTIQQDNNNHGQDTNETRPTSSQEDIQVPKPITNEEFQAMIPAHFLRTSNSTSPSDLVSQQGPVVTVTIKQPDNLHSDVNFPPAPTTLGKVTEVITKSTLTETVVTRVTDNHLLLPVIIEEVVLMKEGSLGFSIIGGTDHSSTPFGDKEPGIFISHVVPGGIAAKSGKLKMGDRILKVNGTDLTKATHEEAVLELLRLGDSIALTIQHDPLPEGYQELVITKLPGERLGMHIKGGQQGQHGNPLDHSDEGVFISKINSAGAARRDGRLKVGMRLLEVNGKSLLGASHVQAVTALRSAPETITLVVCKGYDRNEVEKVLSLSGGRDSKESKGSQHDNKDYSADGMKSMSQSISSLDRDDEDAMTMKQEHEMKAELVAWEQEERERALLEHKEKSTPEKVLDVVRAAESLVNKPNSPVDMPVPPKSPGGTKDLKTTTIVMSKHTLAPQNPPTPEPTPPATPVKMSVSDRKRMFENAVEEHLKPSPKTDKIFSFLSQDEVEKMKQEEEKKIATLTRDELKSWAQIDEIEGLDESEDILDDHNNRRPNSRLSTRSSSLPGVPSIVRTVKAEKRLKEKMIQEGLISDEDDEESNLSPAEQRALRAEKRALWRQARLKSLEQDALQAQMVIKKMNEMVDNSTKSDSIAVSQVDAPTLLEKNTEFATLRPSSADFPKLAVRSKLGPPKAIRESEKIVDEKVTRRTEEYLDEMTGERRVRTVEYVEKLIEREVETLRDKIISLELSNADEDIDNEKLETCASDAESESEDITAGESLINPTNEEDSNSVIFTNPVLDNVSNIGKTGTNNSKKKKRKRSKKGRN
- the LOC122855412 gene encoding protein lap4-like isoform X3 translates to MFRCIPIFKGCNRQVEYVDKRHCSLQSVPEDLIRYSRSLEELLLDANHLKELPKNFFRLQKLRKLGLSDNEIHRLPPEIQNFENLVELDVSRNDIPDIPESIKNMLALQVADFSSNPIPRLPAGFVKLKNLTILGLNDMSLTNLPPDFGCLLSLQSLELRENLLKSLPESLSQLTKLERLDLGDNDIDELPPHIGKLPALQELWLDHNQLQHLPPEIGQLSTLACLDVSENHLEDLPEEIGGLKSLTDLHLSQNNIEKLPDGLGELKKLTIIKVDQNRLSELNINIGKCENLQELILTENFLLELPVTIGNLLNLNNLNVDRNSLHALPTEIGNLNNLGVLSLRDNKLQYLPQEVGQCSALHVLDVSGNRLQYLPYTLINLNLKAVWLSENQAQPMLTFQTDLDEDSGQEVLTCFLLPQLEYHATGPHESGKVGVAVGGRSNGQNNEMREIGSSDDENWQEKEASRTHSVKFSDDGPDADKETQFVRQNTPHPKELKAKAHKLFGKGKNDSRSGSTDEQDVSQTFGLDKAEFLNPENINEAENELEQEIMYRDTKQDEAKVGQTETSNDNSLDRNTVMSQEIPEPSSMTVVRKGLLLQDAEVEGSVSESRGRDEDDSEGDEMQRHVEFKITEDGGGGGGDIEGGGELDKPNKLHRRDTPHHLKNKRIHAAIDPDKVASIIKQALKKKNEEVTSLPSESVDTYDNQGATSDVEPSLEVREDQYEIHIERTTGGLGLSIAGGIGSTPFKGDDEGIFISRVTEGGPADLAGLRVGDKVITVNGISVIDADHYDAVEVLKACGRELILVINREVTRTVPPSEQLSTRKDSICSSLSTSRAPSATSYVSSNTFSHNHENGDSLPRDLSKTKKIPEPLPTLRTSSELLVPVLVHTTLIRDQNGLGFIIAGGKGSPPLKENTEAIFISRITDGGVAQKDGKLMVGDKVISINGVEVNNAKHEQAVQMLTGLERFVRLVVEREIPLSQANTTLQLTPGEKSPHVIGGTGPRPYTGLYSANSYMANRPGYTSGYRRSIDADKILTSPTSKTPPPLNSLKIDTTPTINGVAKMNGTSENINNKAPQPAPRMTAPPPAPPRTTTTPTSTNDNNTMTKSTIQQDNNNHGQDTNETRPTSSQEDIQVPKPITNEEFQAMIPAHFLRTSNSTSPSDLVSQQGPVVTVTIKQPDNLHSDVNFPPAPTTLGKVTEVITKSTLTETVVTRVTDNHLLLPVIIEEVVLMKEGSLGFSIIGGTDHSSTPFGDKEPGIFISHVVPGGIAAKSGKLKMGDRILKVNGTDLTKATHEEAVLELLRLGDSIALTIQHDPLPEGYQELVITKLPGERLGMHIKGGQQGQHGNPLDHSDEGVFISKINSAGAARRDGRLKVGMRLLEVNGKSLLGASHVQAVTALRSAPETITLVVCKGYDRNEVEKVLSLSGGRDSKESKGSQHDNKDYSADGMKSMSQSISSLDRDDEDAMTMKQEHEMKAELVAWEQEERERALLEHKEKSTPEKVLDVVRAAESLVNKPNSPVDMPVPPKSPGGTKDLKTTTIVMSKHTLAPQNPPTALTLSLLRHDDPGTSVDTPSRSSSPTINNKFFAMTSDLDDKKLKSHTTKNNNKNTKERCISFAALPAPYKSTSCITTPIISSIQSRTKSMHELSTNNSNNNNNNNNNINNRNSTIETMKTTSRFRLPPTPLTNPGLTEESVVPKLFSKQQIARSVDGIYRVEPEPTPPATPVKMSVSDRKRMFENAVEEHLKPSPKTDKIFSFLSQDEVEKMKQEEEKKIATLTRDELKSWAQIDEIEGLDESEDILDDHNNRRPNSRLSTRSSSLPGVPSIVRTVKAEKRLKEKMIQEGLISDEDDEESNLSPAEQRALRAEKRALWRQARLKSLEQDALQAQMVIKKMNEMVDNSTKSDSIAVSQVDAPTLLEKNTEFATLRPSSADFPKLAVRSKLGPPKAIRESEKIVDEKVTRRTEEYLDEMTGERRVRTVEYVEKLIEREVETLRDKIISLELSNADEDIDNEKLETCASDAESESEDITAGESLINPTNEEDSNSVIFTNPVLDNVSNIGKTGTNNSKKKKRKRSKKGRN